Genomic segment of Drosophila takahashii strain IR98-3 E-12201 chromosome X, DtakHiC1v2, whole genome shotgun sequence:
TTGCCCCTCGCGGGCCAATGTCAAGTTCGTTGCCAATGTCGTTCGATTGGGAGAGCAAAGCGCGAGAGCTATAGAGATAATACGGCTCCCACGGGGGTCTCCGGGTCTCTCAATGGGCCATCGGGGGTGTCGGGGGGTGAGGAGGGGTCATTTGAGGGTGTCGCCGGATCGATTAGACAGCTAATTGCGTTCAAAACGCCGCCGCTCACAGCGTGTCAGCCGTCGGGCTGCggtggcgtatacgtaatcaCCGAATTCGAATCGCGCCTAATCGCGTATACGCCGCGTATTCCCATTCTCATTTCGTATTAAATgcaaacaataattttttaatttgcaaattaTGGGACGGCGAAGAGCATAGCATCCAATTCAGTCGCCCAGCGAAAGCCGAACGAAACGGacgtgtttctttttttttcttataccACCGAGAAGgaatacagaaaaatacaggggtaaaataaaaaaaaggggaatggATTTTTGCGAATTTGGTAAAAACAGCACGAGAACAACGACGGATAGGTAACGTTCGAAAACTGATAAGTGCAACTTGTGAAATTGATACTGGAGGAGCGAGCGAGCCCTTGATTCTCGATTGAAATGCGCGGAAGTTTCCACTTGTCGAGCAGTCGAAGCAGTCGGAGCTATCAGAGCCAGCATACTGAATACCCCCGGTAGTCGACGACATAGCCACTAAAGCTAATTGTGAGCCATTAATTGATTGGCAGCGAACAGTGAACCACCGCCGGCTGGTAGAGAAACGCCCCCTTTTTTTCCAACCCCCCCTTTCCCCAcacacataaaatataaaataaaaagcaaggAAAGACAACAGAATGAAGGGCCAGCAGGAAGAGCAGCTGGTGCCACCGGCCTACAAGCCCACCGTTGTGGCTGGAAAGGACACCTCGAAGGACGCCAAAAAGGAGAAGCCCCTGGGCGAGGGACGCCTAGCAGTTCTGCGGCAGGAACTGATGGTCTTCCTGGGCAACACCGGCGTCCTCGGCTCCGGAATGGTCGTCAGCATGCCCGCCGTCACCCTCACCCAGCTGCACGACGAAACGCAGCCCTTTTGGCTCAACAAGGACGAGTCCAGTTGGTTTGGTGAGcacgcaaaaaataaaagattggggatcttgaaaaaaaagtgaagtgaagtgaaaaatttaaaatgaatgatTATTATGatataaaaaggatttatcACTCGTTGAGgtctaaaagaaaattaaatagaaaatatatcaatcctagaaaatgaataattaatttacctcaattatgaaatataaagctctattattcaaaattttaatgaagACCCAGAAGACACCCAATTATTCAACAAATCTAAACTGTCATtaaaggaaaaattaaatattttttaaagctaaagAACTATTATAAAAAAGCAATGAATTATTTCAATATAAAAAGTATTCGGggctaaaaatataactttattttaattacaataaatctaaataaaaacTCCACGAttgttcaaatttaaaaagtattcgtCATCCCTTAAAACTTaacaatatttacaaaatttaaatgacgcaaaaaataaaagaaatcgaaaaatatgttcaatggatttttttaaaccaaagATGAAATCTTACGattagtaaaatataaaaagattaaaatgcaaataattttagtGACTTGACAAAAATGCaatgaataataaaatattaaatttatttttcaatttcctaAATCTGAAACccataaaatagaaatagccAATCCACTAACCTTTACAAATTCTCCCTATAAATCGTTTTCAGCCTCCATTCAAAATATGGCCTGTCCTCTGGGTGGCCTGCTGGTTAGCTACTTCCTGGACAGGATTGGCCGAAAACACACTATCCTGCTGACCAACCTGATAGGACTCATTGGCTGGATCCTGCTGGTCACAAGCTTCATGCACTCCGATCGGGATATGATCTACTATCAGATGCTCCTGGGTCGCTGCTTTGGTGGCATCATGATAGGGATGTTCGTCTCGCCCGTGGGCGTATATTCCGCCGAGATAAGCTTGCCCAGGATACGGGGTCGCCTGATATTGGGCACTTCGCTGGGCCTGGCCAGCGGCATCCTGCTGATGTACGTCCTGGGCTACTTTATAAGACACAACCTCCAGCTGATCTTCGCCATCAGCTGCTGCTACCAACTGGCGGCCACCCTGTGCGTCTTCCCCATGCCGGAATCCCCCAGCTGGCTGCTCACAAAGGGCAAGGAGGAGCGGGCCAGGGCGTCGCTCAGATACTTCCGCGGTCTGCCAAAAAAAGGTGAGTTGATCCAAAGAAAACTGAACCAAATTACccctatattattttaatattaatgtcTGATTATGATATATtagcataaaaaaaattgttctttaaatttaccagtaatgaataatattaattattactttaacttttgtttaaaaaaattacagcaaaaataaatctttcaaaaaaatatcttcTTTTATAAGAAGCTTTAACTGAAATTACCCCtatataattttcttaaattcaatcggtttttttgtgttattatGTATAGATGATTGTAATATAATAACATTACAAAATTCTATATTCTATTcaacctaaaaaaataaaaatatcataatgttaacttttgtttaaatataataacataaaaaagaaatcctaaaaaatatctttgtttaaagaaaaacttaaaaatcactaaaaataaaatttaataacccTTTAAGTTCCTCTATTTTGTAAGCTAGTGTAATTGAAAATCTGATAAGATTCACCTAATCGTTGactaataaaatacaaaataatcaagCAATCTGGGCAGCAATTTGAAGACATTAAAGTGACTAAAAATTAAGTGAGTGGGTGTAGAAAAGTCAGGCAATCCATTAGGAAATTAGATATATGGGTACTATAAATCTAATGTCAACATTGACCTTTATAGTATGAGTTTTTTCGTTCGAAATGTTTTAATGAGACTTTTTAGGTTCAGAACAAAATGGCAAAGCAATGCAagtaattattatatatacatttccTTTATCTGTTTAACGCAATTTCAATTATCTTAATTAGCATTTAAAGCCTTAAATATGCATTACTGGTTTTGTcacttaaaatgtatttatatatttgcgGAAGAGAAAAGTTTATGGCAGTACATATGCACATATTATTTTGAGGatacaaaagtattttaagGTACAAAGTATTTAAGGAAATACCTGCCCAATTATTAAATACCATTTAGATgacataatttaatattttttttgataggTATTCAATTATAGGTAttcaattataatattattttgttaaattatttagcCAGTTTATTACTTAAGATTTTCAACTATTTCCAACCAttattttatactttattgctttttttttttaattttatttgtatatatattttattaatatttttccaatattttccAACCCCTTAACTTGTATAAAtgctttatatatttatttatttcgttttatatttttacctacTTTATAATAAGAGTTTTCCAATATTTTCCCACCCCTTAACTTGTAAAAgtcacttttatttattttattattattttaaatatatttttagaggtGGACTACGTGCCGGAATTCGAGGCGGAGCTGGCGCACATGAAGGAGCTGGCGGATGCGAGCAATACGACCGCCGCCGGGGAGTCCCTCAGCCAGATGATCCACCGGCCGGAGGTCTACAAGCCCGTCCTGATGATGACCACCTTCTTCGGCTTTCAGCAGGCCTGCGGTGTGGTGGTGATCATCGTGTATGCCGTGCAGATTGCCCAGCAGGCGGGCGTCACAATTGATCCTGTCCTGGTGGCCGTAATGCTGGGCGTGGCCAGGATAATCACGACGCTCTTCATGAGCGGAATCTTCGAGAAGTGGGGTCGCAAACCGGCGGGGATTTTCTCGGCCACCGGCATGGGCTTCTGCATGCTGCTCCTGGCCGGCGGCAATTGGTTTCCCGACACTCTGGGCACCTGGCACTGGCTGCCGGTGGCCTGCATCGTCTGCCACATCATCTTCTCCACCATGGGCATGCTGACGCTGCCCTTCTTCATGATCTCCGAGGTCTTTCCGCAGCGCGCGAGGGGCAGCGCCTCCGGCATAGCCATCTTCTTTGGCATGATCCTGGCCTTCGTGATGCTAAAGATCTATCCGAATATGAAGGATGCCCTGGGCACCGCCAATCTGTTTGCCTTCTATGCGGGCATCTCCTTTTTGGCGGCCGCCTTCATTGGAACCTTTGTCCCCGAGACGAAGGGCAGGACGCtcgaggagctggaggagcgtTGGCAGACGGGCAAGTTCTCGCGAAGATTGACGCTCGTCAACCTGAAGGACGTGGAGCTGCACGAAGTGttccttaaaaaatagtttaaaaattttaatgataaaaattataaaatgggGGTTAAAGTAAAGTTTCATTGGCGCATTCGCTGGTTTTTCGTGTCTCAAAAATGTCTAGAAAATCATTGGTAAATTTTATGAGATTTATAACGAATgcctaaaaaaaatctagaaaatcgTTGGTACATTTTATGACATTTACAATGAATGTACCAAAAAATCTAGAAATTCGATGGTAAATTTTATGGGATTTTTAACGAGtgtctaaaaaaaaactagaaaatcATTAGTAAATTGTATGAGATTTATAATGAGTGCAccaaaaaatctagaaaacccttggaaaattttataagatttACAAAAAAcctagaaaattatttgcaaattttatGAGATTTACAACGAATGTAGCAATGAAATACGAAGCATTTCCATTAGAAAGCGGGTCGGGGTCTTCAATCTGTGATGTGTTAAGTACTTAGCCTTGGCAGCCGCATGGAATGCGGCAATTTGATGAACAATAAAGACCATTTACCAAGTAAACAAAAGTCAATTGAAGTGCATGTTGCAGCTGCAGAAtgaattttcacacacttacatttttcttttatttttttgtttttttttcagccctatatgtatatatttttatacttttacgccttgtattattattaataaaaacgaATGTATGTAAAACCGCTATTTGCAATATACAAcacaaatgaaataattttctagtcATTTCTGGGTTAAAgattaatttattgattttcagttttcagaaTCTCGAATGATCGGAAATTCCTATTACAACTGCGTTGTTGattaataagaaattaatcagcagtttttttttttgcaattgaaGCGTCTTCAATAGATAACAC
This window contains:
- the LOC108068122 gene encoding facilitated trehalose transporter Tret1 encodes the protein MKGQQEEQLVPPAYKPTVVAGKDTSKDAKKEKPLGEGRLAVLRQELMVFLGNTGVLGSGMVVSMPAVTLTQLHDETQPFWLNKDESSWFASIQNMACPLGGLLVSYFLDRIGRKHTILLTNLIGLIGWILLVTSFMHSDRDMIYYQMLLGRCFGGIMIGMFVSPVGVYSAEISLPRIRGRLILGTSLGLASGILLMYVLGYFIRHNLQLIFAISCCYQLAATLCVFPMPESPSWLLTKGKEERARASLRYFRGLPKKEVDYVPEFEAELAHMKELADASNTTAAGESLSQMIHRPEVYKPVLMMTTFFGFQQACGVVVIIVYAVQIAQQAGVTIDPVLVAVMLGVARIITTLFMSGIFEKWGRKPAGIFSATGMGFCMLLLAGGNWFPDTLGTWHWLPVACIVCHIIFSTMGMLTLPFFMISEVFPQRARGSASGIAIFFGMILAFVMLKIYPNMKDALGTANLFAFYAGISFLAAAFIGTFVPETKGRTLEELEERWQTGKFSRRLTLVNLKDVELHEVFLKK